Proteins from one Poecile atricapillus isolate bPoeAtr1 chromosome 14, bPoeAtr1.hap1, whole genome shotgun sequence genomic window:
- the RASD1 gene encoding dexamethasone-induced Ras-related protein 1 isoform X2, with protein MKLAAMIKKMCPSEAELSIPAKNCYRMVILGSSKVGKTAIVSRFLTGRFEEQYTPTIEDFHRKFYSIRGEVYQLDILDTSGNHPFPAMRRLSILTANPGDQVVPEEQNQGEHRGAPGHLWQQGRPGLLPGGAAPGDRAAGGRGPQKMCLLRDLSQEEQQPGPDVPGALRHGQAAQRDEPRPAPQGLGPVLRHPAQEGAERQKAAEGGGPGHGGGVRHRGPLRPAAQRAQ; from the exons ATGAAACTGGCAGCGATGATCAAGAAGATGTGTCCCAGCGAGGCCGAGCTGAGCATCCCCGCCAAGAACTGCTACCGCATGGTCATCCTGGGCTCCTCCAAGGTGGGCAAGACGGCCATCGTCTCGCGCTTCCTCACCGGCCGCTTCGAGGAGCAATACACACCCACCATCGAGGACTTCCACCGCAAGTTCTACAGCATCCGTGGTGAGGTGTACCAGCTCGACATCCTGGACACGTCGGGCAATCACCCCTTCCCAGCCATGCGCCGCCTCTCCATCCTCACAG CAAATCCTGGAGACCAAGTCGTGCCTGAAGAACAAAACCAAGGAGAACATAGAGGTGCCCCTGGTCATCTGTGGCAACAAGGGCGACCGGGACTTTTACCGGGAGGTGCAGCCCCGGGAGATCGAGCAGCTGGtgggaggggaccccaaaaaatgtGCCTACTTCGAGATCTCAGCCAAGAGGAACAGCAGCCTGGACCAGATGTTCCAGGCGCTCTTCGCCATGGCCAAGCTGCCCAGCGAGATGAGCCCCGACCTGCACCGCAAGGTCTCGGTCCAGTACTGCGACATCCTGCACAAGAAGGCGCTGAAAGGCAAAAAGCTGCTGAAGGAGGGGGGCCGGGGCACGGAGGAGGCGTACGGCATCGTGGCCCCCTTCGCCCGGCGGCCCAGCGTGCACAGTGA
- the RASD1 gene encoding dexamethasone-induced Ras-related protein 1 isoform X1 — translation MKLAAMIKKMCPSEAELSIPAKNCYRMVILGSSKVGKTAIVSRFLTGRFEEQYTPTIEDFHRKFYSIRGEVYQLDILDTSGNHPFPAMRRLSILTGDVFILVFSLDNRDSFEEVQRLKQQILETKSCLKNKTKENIEVPLVICGNKGDRDFYREVQPREIEQLVGGDPKKCAYFEISAKRNSSLDQMFQALFAMAKLPSEMSPDLHRKVSVQYCDILHKKALKGKKLLKEGGRGTEEAYGIVAPFARRPSVHSDLMYIREKAIGGGHGKEKDRCVIS, via the exons ATGAAACTGGCAGCGATGATCAAGAAGATGTGTCCCAGCGAGGCCGAGCTGAGCATCCCCGCCAAGAACTGCTACCGCATGGTCATCCTGGGCTCCTCCAAGGTGGGCAAGACGGCCATCGTCTCGCGCTTCCTCACCGGCCGCTTCGAGGAGCAATACACACCCACCATCGAGGACTTCCACCGCAAGTTCTACAGCATCCGTGGTGAGGTGTACCAGCTCGACATCCTGGACACGTCGGGCAATCACCCCTTCCCAGCCATGCGCCGCCTCTCCATCCTCACAG GAGACGTGTTCATCCTCGTGTTCAGCCTGGACAACCGAGACTCCTTTGAGGAGGTGCAGCGCCTGAAGCAGCAAATCCTGGAGACCAAGTCGTGCCTGAAGAACAAAACCAAGGAGAACATAGAGGTGCCCCTGGTCATCTGTGGCAACAAGGGCGACCGGGACTTTTACCGGGAGGTGCAGCCCCGGGAGATCGAGCAGCTGGtgggaggggaccccaaaaaatgtGCCTACTTCGAGATCTCAGCCAAGAGGAACAGCAGCCTGGACCAGATGTTCCAGGCGCTCTTCGCCATGGCCAAGCTGCCCAGCGAGATGAGCCCCGACCTGCACCGCAAGGTCTCGGTCCAGTACTGCGACATCCTGCACAAGAAGGCGCTGAAAGGCAAAAAGCTGCTGAAGGAGGGGGGCCGGGGCACGGAGGAGGCGTACGGCATCGTGGCCCCCTTCGCCCGGCGGCCCAGCGTGCACAGTGACCTCATGTACATCCGGGAGAAAGCCATCGGCGGCGGGCACGGCAAGGAGAAGGATCGCTGCGTGATCAGCTAG